A genomic region of Runella rosea contains the following coding sequences:
- a CDS encoding FAD-dependent oxidoreductase, which produces MIKAEATGKRLPKSVTLTADLVVVGGGLAGLCGAITAARAGIKAVLVTDRPVLGGNSSSEVRLWVLGATSHMGNNNRWAREGGVIDELLVENMYRNPDSNPLIFDTILLEKVVSEPNITLLLNTSVYDLDKSSPDTISKVYAFCSQNSTQYELVAPLFCDASGDGILGFLSGAAFRMGAESKEEFGEKFAPSKEYGELLGHSLYFYSKDAGKPITFVPPSFAHDVTQKVPKFRSFNTQEFGCKLWWIEYGGRLDTVHETETIKWELWKVVYGVWNYIKNSGNFPEAANLTLEWVGHIPGKRESRRFEGDYMLIQQDIVEQRAHYDDVAFGGWSIDLHPSDGVFSEIGQSSCNQWHSKGLYGIPYRCFYSKNINNLFIAGRIISASHVAFGSSRVMATSAHGGQAVGMAAKVCIEKGLLPRQLSEKRYIASLQQELLKTGQHIPNLRLQDAQDLVQKATISASSELALEELLPAGEPQRLELSVAQMLPVANVGEVLNGRRPVLADVIFKTILHPYADEPTDLDVELRISSKAANHTPDIILEKRLIPLEKGRNCVHLEFNMADALKACHDERVEGFQDLESLSYAFLTIQKNEKVKLQYSEQRITGLLSVFNLVNKAVSNYGKQEPIEDIGVDTFEFWCPQRRPAGKNLALKFESALLSFQAENIRNGLQRPTNKPNAWVADYKDTSPSLFLEWPDKQRISEIILHFDTDFDHPMETVLMSHPENEMPFCVKNVRILNDKNEVIAEVKNNHQSQRTIVLERAILTQSLTIEVEHPSANVPAALMEVRCY; this is translated from the coding sequence ATGATTAAAGCAGAAGCAACAGGCAAAAGATTGCCTAAAAGTGTCACATTGACCGCTGATTTGGTCGTGGTAGGAGGAGGCTTGGCGGGATTGTGCGGAGCCATTACGGCGGCCCGAGCAGGCATAAAAGCAGTACTCGTTACCGACCGTCCTGTATTGGGAGGTAACTCATCGAGTGAAGTGCGATTGTGGGTCTTGGGCGCTACCTCACACATGGGCAACAACAACCGCTGGGCACGTGAAGGAGGGGTTATTGACGAATTGCTGGTCGAAAACATGTACCGCAATCCCGACAGCAACCCGCTGATATTTGATACTATTTTGCTCGAAAAAGTGGTTAGTGAGCCAAATATTACGCTGTTGCTCAACACCTCGGTTTATGATTTGGATAAATCTTCGCCCGATACTATTTCAAAAGTGTACGCTTTTTGTTCTCAAAATTCAACGCAATACGAGCTTGTAGCGCCACTTTTTTGCGATGCTTCAGGTGATGGCATTCTTGGCTTTTTGTCGGGTGCGGCTTTCCGCATGGGTGCGGAGTCGAAGGAGGAATTTGGGGAGAAATTTGCGCCTTCTAAGGAATACGGTGAATTGCTGGGACACAGCCTCTATTTCTATTCTAAAGATGCAGGTAAACCCATCACTTTTGTACCACCAAGTTTTGCGCATGATGTTACCCAAAAAGTACCCAAATTTCGCTCGTTCAATACACAGGAGTTTGGCTGCAAGTTGTGGTGGATTGAGTACGGCGGGCGTTTGGATACCGTTCACGAGACCGAAACCATCAAGTGGGAATTGTGGAAAGTAGTCTACGGAGTGTGGAATTACATCAAAAATTCGGGCAATTTTCCCGAAGCCGCCAACCTTACGTTGGAGTGGGTCGGGCATATTCCTGGCAAGCGCGAAAGTCGTCGTTTTGAAGGAGATTACATGCTGATTCAGCAGGATATCGTAGAACAACGCGCTCATTATGATGACGTTGCCTTTGGTGGTTGGTCCATTGATCTGCATCCGTCAGATGGTGTTTTTTCGGAAATTGGTCAATCTAGCTGTAATCAATGGCACAGCAAAGGCTTGTACGGAATTCCTTACCGGTGTTTTTATTCCAAAAATATCAATAACCTGTTCATTGCGGGGCGTATTATTTCGGCCAGTCACGTGGCGTTTGGTTCTTCACGGGTCATGGCCACGAGTGCGCACGGTGGACAGGCCGTGGGCATGGCCGCGAAAGTGTGCATTGAAAAAGGCCTCTTGCCTCGTCAGCTTTCGGAGAAGCGGTATATTGCATCTCTACAGCAGGAATTGCTTAAAACGGGGCAGCATATTCCCAATTTGCGTTTGCAGGATGCCCAAGATTTAGTTCAAAAAGCCACGATTTCGGCAAGCAGTGAGTTGGCTTTGGAAGAACTATTGCCCGCTGGCGAGCCACAGCGGTTGGAGCTTTCGGTCGCACAGATGCTGCCGGTAGCCAACGTCGGCGAGGTTTTAAACGGCAGACGCCCAGTCCTCGCCGACGTTATATTTAAAACCATTCTCCATCCTTACGCCGATGAACCTACCGATTTGGATGTAGAACTCAGAATTTCGAGCAAAGCGGCCAACCATACGCCGGATATTATCCTTGAAAAACGCCTGATTCCGTTGGAAAAAGGCCGTAATTGTGTGCATTTAGAATTTAACATGGCTGATGCATTGAAAGCATGTCATGATGAAAGGGTTGAAGGCTTTCAAGACTTAGAAAGTTTAAGCTATGCTTTTTTGACCATTCAAAAAAACGAAAAAGTAAAATTACAGTATTCCGAACAGCGCATTACGGGGTTGTTATCTGTGTTTAATTTGGTTAATAAAGCCGTTTCTAACTACGGCAAACAAGAACCTATTGAAGATATTGGGGTGGACACGTTTGAGTTTTGGTGTCCGCAACGACGCCCTGCGGGGAAAAACCTAGCCTTAAAGTTTGAGTCAGCTTTGTTGTCATTTCAGGCCGAAAATATTCGTAACGGTCTCCAACGTCCAACCAACAAACCCAATGCCTGGGTAGCGGATTATAAGGATACAAGCCCGTCTTTGTTTTTAGAATGGCCTGATAAACAGCGTATATCGGAAATAATTCTGCATTTCGATACGGATTTTGACCACCCGATGGAAACCGTTCTGATGTCGCATCCTGAAAATGAAATGCCATTTTGTGTAAAAAATGTGCGGATTTTGAATGATAAAAATGAAGTAATTGCCGAAGTTAAAAATAATCATCAAAGCCAACGGACGATTGTATTAGAACGTGCCATCTTAACCCAATCGCTTACCATCGAAGTAGAGCATCCTTCGGCCAATGTTCCAGCGGCGTTGATGGAGGTGCGTTGTTATTAG
- a CDS encoding Hsp20/alpha crystallin family protein: MATLVKTNGNFPNLFGSVFGKDLNDIFAPATLSNYGVPAVNIVEHDGGFRLEVAAPGLKKEDFKINLENNVLTISAQQEQKNEESTEKYTRKEFSYTSFRRAFTLPNTINGEQINAAYTDGILKIELPKKDEAKKTPRIIEIG, encoded by the coding sequence ATGGCAACTTTAGTAAAAACAAACGGCAATTTTCCCAACTTATTCGGAAGTGTATTTGGCAAAGACCTCAATGACATTTTTGCCCCTGCAACCTTGAGCAACTACGGCGTACCAGCCGTTAATATCGTAGAACACGACGGTGGTTTTCGACTAGAAGTAGCCGCTCCTGGACTCAAAAAAGAAGATTTTAAAATCAACTTAGAAAACAACGTGTTGACGATTTCGGCCCAACAAGAGCAGAAAAACGAAGAAAGTACTGAGAAATACACCCGCAAAGAATTTAGCTACACAAGCTTCCGCCGGGCTTTTACCTTGCCTAACACCATCAACGGTGAGCAAATCAACGCCGCTTACACCGACGGAATATTGAAAATCGAACTTCCTAAGAAAGACGAAGCTAAAAAAACGCCCCGTATCATCGAAATCGGCTAA
- a CDS encoding SusD/RagB family nutrient-binding outer membrane lipoprotein, which yields MKKLILAALLAISTTACFKDSNINVDPNRSTSVDPALLFSGASTQFSLLRVAELTWPIALMNQMWASGGRWGLSQSQYDQTRIRSAWGRTYTDVLKNLNVAIEIAQNTQPVNKNAVAQCKILMAFAYAQTSLLWGDIPFTEAANGKVDFPKFDKQQDVLNGTIALLDEAIGLIDLNAKGIIAPNDLYYGGDMAKWRKFANSLKMRILFSMVDSDPTKGAAIGQLVAGGNMISSNADAMLYKYFNQPGRQNPRFSFTAIFRGGVQSDWYCSKPVYDLLVSLKDPRIPYFYQPGTDAAPNEFIALGPVEVYTTKSALVNMNLLKPDLPEVSFSYSEQLLFEAEAIARGFAPGGFEAATTKMRAGVRESMLALGVTAAQTDAYVAALPALTATNYKTVLAQQQYLDLFMRPIEGWVQHRRSGTIGQEVPAMTTPTGAPVAGLIRRLLYRSEEVNSNPNTPSGLTLDTPQWFDK from the coding sequence ATGAAAAAGCTGATTTTAGCCGCATTGCTGGCCATTTCCACAACGGCTTGTTTCAAAGACAGCAACATCAACGTTGACCCCAACCGTTCTACATCGGTTGACCCTGCGTTATTGTTTTCGGGAGCTTCTACCCAATTTTCGCTTTTGCGCGTGGCCGAACTCACTTGGCCCATCGCCCTGATGAACCAGATGTGGGCTTCTGGTGGCCGTTGGGGCCTTTCTCAGTCGCAGTATGACCAGACCCGTATCCGCAGCGCTTGGGGACGGACGTACACCGATGTTCTGAAAAACCTGAATGTGGCGATTGAGATTGCCCAAAACACCCAACCTGTCAATAAAAATGCGGTGGCTCAGTGTAAAATTTTGATGGCGTTTGCGTACGCGCAAACCTCTTTATTGTGGGGGGATATTCCGTTTACGGAAGCTGCAAATGGCAAAGTAGACTTTCCTAAATTTGACAAACAACAGGATGTGTTGAACGGCACTATTGCCCTACTCGACGAAGCCATCGGGCTGATTGACTTGAACGCAAAAGGTATTATTGCTCCCAATGACTTGTATTATGGTGGTGACATGGCTAAATGGCGTAAATTTGCCAACTCATTGAAAATGAGAATTTTGTTTTCAATGGTGGATTCTGACCCTACCAAAGGGGCGGCCATTGGTCAGTTGGTTGCGGGGGGAAATATGATTTCTTCCAACGCCGATGCCATGTTGTATAAGTACTTTAATCAGCCTGGTCGTCAGAACCCACGATTTTCGTTTACGGCTATTTTCCGGGGTGGCGTACAATCGGATTGGTATTGCTCGAAGCCCGTTTATGACTTGCTGGTGTCGCTCAAAGATCCACGGATTCCTTATTTTTATCAGCCTGGTACGGATGCGGCTCCCAATGAGTTTATTGCACTTGGGCCAGTTGAAGTGTACACCACCAAATCTGCCTTGGTTAATATGAACTTGCTGAAACCCGATTTGCCAGAAGTATCGTTTTCGTATTCAGAACAATTGTTGTTTGAAGCCGAAGCCATTGCCCGAGGATTTGCCCCCGGAGGCTTTGAGGCAGCTACCACCAAGATGCGGGCTGGGGTGCGCGAATCAATGTTGGCACTGGGAGTCACTGCGGCCCAAACGGATGCCTACGTAGCGGCTTTGCCTGCCCTGACGGCCACCAATTACAAAACAGTTTTGGCGCAACAGCAATACTTAGACTTGTTTATGCGGCCGATTGAAGGCTGGGTGCAGCACCGTCGTTCGGGAACCATTGGACAGGAAGTACCTGCCATGACTACTCCAACGGGGGCACCTGTAGCGGGGTTGATACGCCGCCTGCTTTACCGCAGCGAAGAGGTCAATTCCAATCCTAATACGCCTTCTGGATTGACGTTGGATACGCCGCAGTGGTTTGATAAATAG
- a CDS encoding RDD family protein produces MENVITQVGEPTNYASFGRRLVALIIDGIIIGVAQSFIIVPIMISLGLGVASKIETDSLETMEPGEAMGIFSAMMGAGLMIQLVSWGISGVYFVLMESSEKQATLGKIAMGLKVTDLNGNRITPTTAIIRFVGRIVSGMIMLIGYIMAAFTAKKQALHDMIANTLVLKS; encoded by the coding sequence ATGGAAAATGTAATTACTCAGGTGGGAGAGCCTACCAACTATGCGAGTTTTGGTCGCCGGCTTGTTGCCTTGATTATCGATGGAATCATCATTGGAGTTGCTCAATCATTCATTATTGTACCGATTATGATCTCCTTGGGTCTGGGGGTAGCGTCCAAGATTGAGACGGATTCGCTCGAAACAATGGAGCCTGGCGAAGCGATGGGCATTTTTTCGGCAATGATGGGAGCGGGCTTGATGATTCAGCTCGTAAGCTGGGGCATCAGTGGCGTTTATTTTGTGCTAATGGAGTCGTCAGAAAAGCAGGCTACTCTGGGTAAAATAGCGATGGGACTCAAAGTAACGGATCTCAACGGAAATCGTATTACCCCAACCACGGCAATAATCCGTTTTGTCGGGCGCATTGTTTCGGGGATGATTATGCTGATTGGGTACATCATGGCGGCGTTTACTGCCAAAAAACAGGCCTTGCACGATATGATTGCAAACACATTGGTGTTGAAAAGCTGA
- the proB gene encoding glutamate 5-kinase: MSKPILVIKFGSAAITKANGELNQLVMVEIARQVAQLYAEYHLVIVSSGAVAAGKQYIRNYAGEIAQRKAAAAIGNLLLLNKYAQFFAPYEIPVAQSLCERGHFANRDQFLQMKETFQELWDNGIIPIVNENDVVSSRELKFSDNDELATLIAVGFGADTLMLCTSVGGLLDNTGKVIPRVSQVNDVFKYVRTDKSSVGLGGMTSKLTFAKLAMRMGIRTIIFGMNESDGILRALREETGTVFVSQESVLSARNRWLGSGSLVAGRILIDAGAALALQNRKSLLAVGITEVEGDFEAGEAVEIVDEEGTSVAVAKAKESSSSIAQNLKTQNFEVANANDIVLL; encoded by the coding sequence ATGTCAAAACCCATCTTAGTTATAAAATTTGGAAGTGCGGCCATTACCAAAGCCAACGGCGAGCTGAATCAATTGGTGATGGTGGAGATTGCCCGGCAGGTGGCGCAGTTGTACGCAGAGTATCATCTGGTCATTGTTTCGTCGGGGGCGGTGGCGGCGGGAAAGCAGTATATCCGTAATTACGCGGGCGAAATAGCCCAGCGAAAAGCGGCAGCGGCCATTGGTAACTTGCTCTTACTCAACAAATACGCGCAGTTTTTTGCCCCGTATGAGATTCCTGTGGCCCAGAGCCTGTGTGAGCGAGGGCATTTTGCCAACCGTGACCAGTTTTTACAAATGAAAGAAACCTTTCAGGAGTTGTGGGACAACGGCATTATCCCAATTGTTAACGAAAACGACGTGGTTAGCAGCCGCGAATTAAAGTTTTCTGATAATGACGAACTAGCAACGCTCATTGCGGTAGGTTTCGGCGCCGACACGTTGATGTTGTGTACATCAGTGGGTGGATTGTTGGACAATACTGGTAAAGTTATCCCTAGAGTTTCGCAGGTAAATGATGTTTTTAAGTACGTCAGAACGGATAAATCTAGCGTAGGTTTGGGTGGGATGACCTCCAAACTTACCTTCGCCAAACTCGCGATGCGCATGGGCATTCGGACTATTATCTTCGGGATGAACGAATCAGATGGTATTTTAAGGGCATTGCGAGAAGAAACTGGAACCGTGTTTGTTTCTCAGGAAAGCGTGCTTTCGGCCCGCAATCGCTGGCTCGGAAGCGGTAGTTTGGTGGCGGGGCGTATCCTAATCGACGCGGGGGCGGCGTTGGCCCTCCAAAACCGAAAAAGCCTTTTAGCGGTCGGAATCACGGAAGTAGAAGGGGATTTCGAAGCGGGCGAAGCGGTTGAGATTGTGGATGAAGAAGGTACGTCGGTGGCGGTGGCCAAAGCAAAAGAATCTTCAAGCTCGATTGCTCAAAACCTCAAAACCCAAAACTTTGAAGTAGCCAATGCGAATGACATTGTGTTGCTTTAA
- a CDS encoding peptidylprolyl isomerase, which translates to MKKPLFIFALILGSFSLTFAQKVQIETSMGKIIVELYADKAPITVANFLRYVDEKRYDGGKFYRVVRMDNQSTSPVKIEVIQGGLQSDSTKMLPPIPQETTNKTGILHVDGTISMARGKPESGASEFFICINAQPELDFGGKRNPDGQGFAAFGKVVKGMKVVRKIQKGETGQPGPTNAFSNPMQLLKNPVVITAVRRVK; encoded by the coding sequence GTGAAGAAACCTCTATTTATTTTCGCCCTTATTCTCGGCTCGTTTTCGTTGACTTTTGCCCAGAAGGTTCAAATTGAAACCTCAATGGGTAAGATTATCGTTGAACTTTACGCCGATAAAGCCCCGATTACGGTGGCCAATTTTCTTCGTTATGTGGATGAAAAACGCTATGATGGAGGTAAATTTTACCGCGTCGTACGTATGGACAACCAGTCCACAAGCCCCGTCAAAATTGAAGTAATCCAAGGAGGGCTTCAAAGTGATTCTACTAAAATGCTGCCGCCCATTCCGCAGGAAACAACCAACAAAACGGGTATTCTGCACGTGGATGGTACCATTTCGATGGCGCGCGGGAAGCCCGAAAGCGGCGCTTCCGAATTTTTTATTTGTATCAATGCCCAGCCTGAACTAGACTTTGGAGGTAAGCGAAACCCCGACGGTCAGGGATTTGCTGCTTTTGGAAAGGTAGTGAAAGGCATGAAGGTGGTACGCAAAATTCAGAAAGGGGAAACGGGTCAACCTGGACCGACTAACGCCTTCTCTAATCCCATGCAATTGCTGAAGAATCCCGTCGTAATAACCGCTGTACGACGTGTAAAATAG
- a CDS encoding SusC/RagA family TonB-linked outer membrane protein, with translation MKRRLLLLMLLGMSMLGRAQTKTISGKVTSPENEGVPGVNVLIKGTNVGTATKADGTYQISVPDKSGTLVFSFIGYKTADVTIGNQSTINIQLEADLVNLNEVVVTANAIVREKKELGYAVSTIGGAELVKARDPNVLNSMAGRIAGVRISQQSGTVGGSSRVMIRGANSISSSSEPLFVVDGIPISNSSFNNSETDVVTGGVDVGNRAGDLNPDDIETMNVLKGAAASALYGSRARNGVIVITTKRGKQGAKKMNVTVNSSYRTDNVLRVPELQTEYAQGNLGVYNPQSGNGWGPKISSVTGPVKDYKGETVQGLQAYPQNWKNFFVTGHTMINSVSLDGATDQGDYRIGYTNLRQTGTVPGSELNRNTFAINAGKKITDKLTSRAWVNYVRTTSDGRPQQGSNTTNIIATILAGLPVTVDINELRDNLFAPSTQAVPVGWTGDLARSIDLNGVQNNPYFVTAFNRFSNTVDRVYGGTSLSYDVTPWFNVTGRVGTDFFTENRRAVTRKGTRGRLNGQFETNDIFERELQTDILGTISRKINTNWTFKGIVGHQFNQRTIRRSRLLSEGLNIDQLYTFANAQSNVPSNFFSRRDIFGVYGDFSFDYKNYLFLNVTGRNDWSSTLPVNNNSYFYPSASVSFVLTEAFPNLGIVKNDILSYAKLRANYANVGSDEDPYQLSFTYNPLTQASDIYTFNILYPIGGASAFGATNILPPTNLKPQQQTSYEFGAELKFFGGRLGLDMTYYKTLNYDQIISIAIPQTTGYSARRLNVGEISNRGLEAMLTVTPFKTRSGFRWDAAFNFNRNINRVESLAPGLTEFITTSGDGFGIFVVARPGETFSIQGVGWLRDPQGNIIINPTTGLRTPGPRKVFGSIYPDWTLGINNSFSYKGIDFNFLVDVRKGGVINSQTVSIVRGSGLAAETAIDNRTPFIDPGVIRNADGTFRPNDKPVASIQQYWSQLDNSVSPENNIFDGSYTKLREVRIAYNLPKSWISKTPFGSIALGVEGRNLWIISSKVPHIDPEANVLGTGLIGEGLERGSIPSSRTVGGNLRFTF, from the coding sequence ATGAAAAGAAGGCTACTTCTGTTAATGTTGTTAGGCATGTCTATGCTCGGACGAGCGCAGACCAAAACGATTTCGGGGAAAGTTACCTCGCCCGAAAATGAAGGCGTTCCTGGCGTCAATGTTTTAATCAAAGGAACCAATGTAGGGACGGCAACCAAGGCCGACGGCACCTACCAAATCAGCGTTCCCGACAAATCGGGTACGTTGGTGTTTTCGTTTATCGGCTACAAAACGGCGGATGTTACAATTGGAAACCAGTCTACAATAAATATTCAATTGGAGGCTGATTTGGTCAATTTGAACGAAGTCGTTGTAACGGCCAATGCGATTGTTCGTGAGAAAAAAGAACTAGGCTATGCTGTTTCGACCATCGGGGGCGCTGAGCTCGTCAAAGCGCGTGACCCGAATGTGCTCAATTCGATGGCGGGCCGGATTGCTGGGGTGCGTATTTCGCAGCAATCGGGTACGGTGGGTGGTTCTAGCCGCGTCATGATTCGCGGTGCCAACTCCATTTCAAGCTCCAGTGAGCCTCTATTTGTGGTGGACGGAATCCCAATTTCAAACTCTTCTTTTAACAACTCCGAAACCGACGTGGTGACGGGTGGGGTAGACGTAGGTAACCGGGCGGGAGATTTGAATCCCGACGACATTGAAACCATGAACGTGCTGAAAGGAGCGGCGGCGTCGGCTTTGTATGGCTCTCGGGCCCGCAATGGCGTGATTGTGATTACGACCAAACGCGGTAAGCAAGGAGCAAAAAAAATGAACGTGACGGTCAACTCGTCTTATCGCACCGACAATGTTTTACGCGTTCCTGAACTCCAAACAGAGTACGCACAGGGAAATTTGGGAGTGTACAATCCTCAGTCAGGAAATGGCTGGGGACCAAAGATTTCCAGCGTAACAGGACCTGTCAAAGATTACAAAGGCGAAACGGTGCAGGGCTTGCAGGCGTATCCGCAAAACTGGAAAAATTTCTTTGTGACGGGTCACACCATGATTAACAGCGTTTCGCTAGACGGTGCTACCGATCAGGGAGATTATCGCATCGGTTACACTAACTTACGTCAAACAGGTACGGTGCCAGGTTCTGAACTGAACCGCAATACATTTGCCATCAATGCAGGCAAAAAAATCACCGATAAACTGACTTCCCGCGCGTGGGTAAACTACGTGCGCACCACCAGCGACGGACGTCCGCAGCAGGGCTCAAATACGACCAATATCATCGCTACAATTTTGGCGGGATTGCCAGTGACGGTAGATATTAACGAATTGAGAGATAATCTTTTCGCACCATCGACGCAGGCAGTTCCTGTAGGTTGGACGGGCGATTTGGCGCGTTCTATTGACCTTAATGGTGTTCAGAACAATCCCTATTTTGTGACAGCGTTCAATCGTTTTTCCAATACAGTAGATCGTGTTTATGGGGGAACCAGCCTCAGCTATGATGTAACGCCGTGGTTTAACGTAACAGGGCGTGTGGGCACGGACTTCTTTACCGAAAACCGCCGCGCTGTAACGCGCAAAGGAACACGCGGACGCCTAAACGGACAGTTTGAAACCAACGATATTTTTGAACGCGAACTCCAAACGGACATTTTAGGAACTATTTCACGCAAAATCAATACCAACTGGACCTTCAAAGGCATCGTTGGACACCAGTTTAACCAACGTACTATTCGCCGTTCGCGTTTATTGTCGGAAGGTTTAAATATTGACCAACTTTATACGTTTGCCAACGCCCAATCCAACGTGCCGTCCAACTTCTTCAGTCGGCGCGACATTTTTGGCGTATATGGTGACTTTAGCTTTGATTACAAAAACTATTTGTTTCTCAATGTAACGGGTAGAAATGACTGGTCTTCAACGCTTCCTGTTAATAATAACTCCTATTTTTATCCATCGGCCAGCGTGTCTTTTGTGTTGACTGAAGCGTTTCCAAATTTAGGGATTGTTAAAAATGATATTTTGAGTTATGCCAAACTTCGCGCCAACTACGCCAACGTAGGTTCGGACGAAGACCCCTACCAATTATCATTTACCTACAATCCATTAACGCAGGCTAGTGATATTTACACATTCAATATTTTGTATCCTATCGGCGGGGCATCAGCTTTTGGAGCAACCAATATTTTGCCGCCCACGAATCTCAAACCGCAGCAGCAAACTTCGTATGAATTCGGTGCGGAGTTGAAGTTTTTTGGCGGACGTTTGGGCTTGGACATGACGTATTATAAAACCCTCAACTACGACCAAATCATCTCCATTGCTATTCCCCAAACGACGGGTTACTCGGCCAGACGTTTGAACGTAGGTGAAATTTCCAACAGAGGTCTCGAAGCGATGCTAACCGTTACGCCGTTCAAAACTCGTTCAGGTTTTCGTTGGGATGCAGCCTTTAACTTCAACCGAAACATCAACCGCGTGGAATCTCTGGCCCCTGGGTTGACCGAATTTATCACCACTTCGGGCGACGGATTTGGGATCTTTGTGGTGGCGCGTCCTGGCGAAACGTTCAGTATTCAGGGCGTAGGCTGGTTGCGTGACCCGCAGGGAAATATCATCATCAACCCCACAACGGGCTTAAGGACGCCTGGCCCACGTAAGGTATTTGGCTCCATTTATCCCGATTGGACGTTGGGTATTAACAACTCGTTCTCTTACAAAGGCATTGATTTTAACTTTCTGGTGGATGTGCGCAAGGGCGGTGTAATCAACTCACAAACGGTAAGTATTGTGCGCGGCAGTGGCTTAGCTGCCGAAACGGCCATCGACAACCGGACTCCTTTTATTGATCCGGGTGTAATTCGTAACGCCGACGGCACCTTCCGTCCGAACGATAAACCAGTGGCGAGCATTCAACAATATTGGAGCCAATTGGACAATTCGGTTAGTCCAGAAAATAACATTTTTGATGGTTCTTATACTAAGTTGCGCGAGGTACGCATTGCGTATAATTTGCCTAAATCGTGGATTAGCAAAACACCTTTCGGCAGTATTGCGTTAGGTGTAGAGGGACGTAACCTTTGGATTATCAGTTCGAAAGTGCCACACATTGACCCCGAAGCCAACGTATTGGGAACGGGCCTCATCGGTGAAGGACTAGAGCGGGGGAGTATCCCGAGCAGTCGCACCGTAGGTGGTAACTTACGATTTACTTTTTAA